Proteins from a genomic interval of Natrinema sp. CBA1119:
- a CDS encoding oligosaccharide flippase family protein has product MLELLRTVYQRLTAGGSTADQAIQSGIWVAGINVADRILQLLKIVILARLLSPAAFGLLGIALLAIAALRQFSKLGFDEALRLHSNRRCEDG; this is encoded by the coding sequence GTGCTTGAACTACTGCGAACTGTTTACCAACGTCTTACTGCGGGCGGGTCAACAGCAGACCAAGCTATACAGAGCGGTATCTGGGTAGCTGGAATCAATGTCGCTGACCGTATCTTACAACTCTTGAAGATCGTTATTCTCGCTCGATTGCTTTCACCGGCGGCATTCGGCCTTCTCGGAATCGCGCTGCTTGCGATTGCGGCACTTCGGCAGTTCTCGAAGCTCGGTTTTGATGAAGCGTTGAGACTGCATAGCAACCGGAGATGTGAAGATGGGTGA
- a CDS encoding DUF6516 family protein yields MGSTVIYEDQDTFDDGTRYEMIATAIPKSDDYPEGVKYRFQYMAEDGSTLLRFDNYPNHPGVDRHHYHTPTGVYDDIEYTGLKAHVQQFYNKMDDRRER; encoded by the coding sequence ATGGGATCGACGGTCATCTACGAGGATCAAGATACGTTCGACGACGGTACCCGATACGAGATGATCGCCACCGCCATCCCAAAAAGCGACGACTACCCCGAAGGAGTCAAGTACCGATTCCAGTACATGGCAGAAGACGGTAGCACGCTACTTCGGTTCGACAACTATCCGAACCATCCCGGGGTAGACCGCCACCACTACCACACGCCTACCGGTGTCTACGACGACATTGAGTACACCGGCCTCAAAGCCCACGTCCAGCAGTTCTACAACAAGATGGACGACCGCCGCGAGAGGTGA
- a CDS encoding transcriptional regulator encodes MPDQPNTPDDTDDANSTDSGTEEIVMDDIEAEAGFLEDRDPEDYPSVLRITSDSEQAHRQDALDRLDRWQAGEEIPHVINFQNPSDLRALLTDRRVELLRSIMTERPDSIRQLAERLDRDVKSIHDDLQVLTDYDIVHFEQAGRAKRPFVPFDTIEVSLEISTPRPADDAAPA; translated from the coding sequence ATGCCCGACCAACCCAACACACCCGACGACACCGACGATGCCAACAGCACCGACTCTGGGACCGAGGAGATCGTGATGGACGACATCGAAGCCGAGGCAGGCTTCCTCGAAGACCGCGACCCTGAGGACTACCCCTCGGTGCTCCGGATCACGTCCGACTCTGAACAGGCGCACCGCCAGGACGCGCTCGACCGCCTCGACCGCTGGCAGGCGGGTGAGGAGATCCCGCACGTCATCAACTTCCAGAACCCGAGTGATCTCAGAGCATTGCTCACTGACCGTCGCGTCGAACTCCTTCGGAGTATCATGACCGAGCGCCCGGACAGTATCCGCCAGCTGGCCGAACGCCTAGACCGCGATGTCAAGAGCATTCACGACGACCTTCAGGTCCTCACTGACTACGACATCGTCCACTTCGAACAGGCTGGCCGGGCGAAGCGCCCGTTCGTCCCCTTCGACACCATTGAAGTCAGTCTCGAAATTTCGACACCGCGCCCAGCTGATGATGCTGCACCGGCCTGA
- a CDS encoding lipopolysaccharide biosynthesis protein — MIERLRIVYERLTAGGSTAEKALQSGIWVAGINVTDRILQLLKVIILARLLSPAAFGLLGIALLVIAALRQFSKLGFDEALIQHQDDDVDAYLNTAWVMKIVRGFGIAVVAFLAAPYLAVFFSEPQAEPVIRVVGVTPFILSLQNPGVMYFEKNLNFHKEFVYQVGGRLVDLVVAVVLALTFRSVWALVAGIVAMNFVKFILSYAIHEYRPNIEFNLAYGKEMFGFGKWLLVSAILSFLYGQGDDAFVGWFFAASSLGVYQLAYRFSNAPATEVTHVISRVAFPTMSRVQNDTEKLREGFRRAVQLSTTVAFPMAAGIAAVAPQFVPVVLGDQWRSGIPVIQVLAVYGGIRAFGANVGAVYNSTGRPDIGAKIQALQAIALAAVIYPAAEWFGLMGVSFAVVISLILPLPISLHYVLSITQLRAIELVKLIMFPLMSSIVMAGSVIALNVYILTGESVFAFTLLIATGCMVYFALMYIFEHLFNAEFIQLYRIVKQGI; from the coding sequence GTGATTGAACGCCTTCGGATTGTTTATGAGCGTCTTACTGCGGGCGGGTCAACAGCGGAAAAAGCCCTACAGAGTGGTATCTGGGTGGCTGGAATCAATGTTACTGACCGTATCTTGCAACTCCTGAAGGTCATTATTCTCGCTCGATTGCTTTCACCGGCGGCATTCGGTCTCCTCGGAATCGCGCTGCTTGTAATTGCGGCACTCCGGCAGTTCTCAAAACTCGGTTTTGACGAGGCATTAATACAGCACCAAGACGACGATGTAGACGCCTACCTCAACACTGCTTGGGTAATGAAGATCGTCCGTGGGTTCGGAATCGCGGTCGTAGCGTTTCTCGCAGCCCCGTACCTCGCGGTATTTTTTAGTGAACCGCAAGCAGAGCCGGTCATCCGTGTCGTTGGTGTCACTCCGTTTATTTTAAGTTTACAGAACCCAGGTGTGATGTACTTCGAAAAGAACCTCAATTTCCACAAGGAGTTCGTATATCAGGTCGGTGGTCGATTGGTAGATCTTGTTGTCGCTGTCGTTCTTGCACTTACTTTCCGCAGCGTTTGGGCTCTTGTGGCCGGCATTGTAGCGATGAATTTCGTGAAGTTTATTCTCTCTTATGCGATTCACGAATACCGCCCCAACATTGAGTTCAATCTCGCATATGGAAAAGAAATGTTTGGCTTTGGGAAGTGGTTGCTTGTGTCGGCAATCCTTTCTTTCCTCTACGGACAGGGAGACGATGCGTTCGTTGGCTGGTTCTTTGCGGCGAGTTCGCTTGGTGTCTACCAATTGGCATATCGGTTCTCAAACGCTCCTGCAACTGAGGTCACACACGTTATTTCACGCGTAGCGTTTCCGACAATGTCGAGGGTTCAGAATGATACCGAGAAACTTCGTGAGGGGTTCCGTAGGGCTGTCCAGCTATCAACAACGGTGGCTTTTCCGATGGCAGCTGGTATTGCTGCCGTTGCACCCCAGTTTGTTCCTGTAGTTCTTGGCGATCAATGGAGGTCGGGAATCCCAGTGATACAAGTCTTAGCAGTATATGGTGGAATCCGTGCATTCGGGGCGAATGTCGGAGCCGTTTATAACTCAACAGGGCGACCAGATATTGGAGCAAAAATACAGGCTCTACAAGCCATCGCGTTAGCAGCCGTAATATATCCTGCTGCAGAGTGGTTTGGGCTCATGGGTGTTTCATTTGCTGTCGTAATAAGTTTAATTCTGCCACTCCCAATTTCTCTCCACTATGTTTTGTCGATCACTCAACTACGCGCTATTGAGTTAGTTAAGTTGATCATGTTCCCATTAATGAGTAGCATCGTAATGGCTGGCAGTGTCATAGCATTAAACGTCTACATTCTGACGGGTGAGAGCGTTTTTGCTTTCACGCTACTCATTGCCACAGGGTGTATGGTTTATTTCGCTCTGATGTACATTTTCGAGCATTTATTCAATGCCGAATTCATTCAACTGTACCGTATAGTGAAGCAGGGGATATGA
- a CDS encoding class I SAM-dependent methyltransferase, giving the protein MEITPGRLHPLLKGIYRTVIPENESIKTIDYMQSVPETLPDKHIRNVSIHPSREEMLTTLPTEGKVAELGVDEGNFSEQILSITEPESLFLVDVWETERYGEEEMRKVKKKFDDLAEVSIVRERSEIALSEFEDDFFDLVYIDTTHSYEQTSKELYVSQRKVKEDGVIAGHDYCVGNVSKGVPYGVISAVHEFCIQENWQISHLSLETDGYRSFALEKINS; this is encoded by the coding sequence ATGGAAATTACACCGGGTCGCCTTCACCCGCTATTGAAAGGAATATATCGTACGGTGATTCCAGAAAATGAATCTATAAAAACTATAGATTATATGCAGTCTGTTCCCGAAACTCTCCCGGATAAACATATAAGAAATGTATCAATACATCCGAGTAGGGAAGAGATGCTAACAACCCTTCCTACAGAAGGCAAAGTCGCAGAACTTGGGGTGGATGAAGGTAACTTCTCAGAACAAATTCTGTCTATAACGGAGCCCGAATCACTTTTCCTTGTTGATGTATGGGAGACAGAAAGATATGGAGAGGAAGAAATGAGGAAGGTGAAGAAAAAATTTGACGATCTCGCGGAAGTTTCGATAGTGAGAGAACGGTCGGAGATAGCATTGAGTGAATTTGAAGACGACTTCTTTGACCTGGTGTATATTGACACAACACACTCATATGAACAAACATCAAAGGAACTCTATGTGTCACAGAGGAAAGTGAAGGAAGATGGAGTTATCGCAGGCCACGATTACTGTGTAGGCAATGTCTCAAAGGGTGTCCCCTACGGTGTTATTTCTGCTGTTCACGAGTTCTGTATACAGGAAAATTGGCAGATTTCACACTTGTCACTTGAAACAGACGGATACAGAAGTTTCGCATTAGAAAAAATCAATTCTTAA